DNA from Deinococcus aquaedulcis:
TCACCACCCCGCTGGGCAGCTGGAAGGGCAGCCTGAAGGCCGAGGGCGACCTGTGGCAAGGGCGCGTCTCTGGAGCCATTCCCGGCGAGATGCTGCTCAAGATCACCCCCACGAGCGCCGTGCTGGCCATCTTTGCCGATGACGGCCGGATTTTTGGATGCCGCATTGACCAGCTGGGCACCATTGCCCCGGACAAGATGAGCGGCGACGCCCTGTACGGGAAGAATGCGGACGCAGACATTGAGGAGGCGGGCGCCTGCAGCGCCGTGCAGGAGCGCTGAAGGCAGGGCTGCCCCTCAGCGGTGAACCCCCTGGTGGTATGCCAGGGGGATTTGCGCGCGCCCCTCGCGGCTCGCCCTGCGCCGGATGTCTGACAGTGGCTGCCAGTGCTACCCCGGGATCAAAGACCAGCCCCTCAAGGCCACGCCAACCGCCCTCTGTCGCAGACACTCACTTCGCTCGCCCCAGGCCCGTTGCGGGGCGTCACCTCCAAGGCCCTGGGTTCCGCTGTGAGGGCGCGCGCCCAGACCCTGGGCAAATGCACTATGATGCTCGGCGGCATGTCGCGTGCCCACCCTCAGCGGAGGCGTGCCGCGACACGGCAGAATCAAGATCGGGCGCCTGCGCGTTCGGCGGTTCGCCCAGCACAGCCCCCTCAGGCGGGGCGCGCCGCGAAGCCGCCGGACCCAGGCGCAGACGGGAGACCCAATGGCAGAGCTGATCAGCAGAGAAGGCAACAAGGTGGAATTCAAGGTGTCGGTGCCCGCCGCCGAAGTGAACCGCGCCTACGACCAGGTGTGGGCTGGCCTGGCCCGCGACGTGCGCGTGCCCGGGTTCCGCCCCGGCAAGGCCCCGCGCAAGGTGATTGAAGGCCGCGTGGGCAAGGGCTACGTGGAGCAGGAAGTGCGTGACCGCCTGCTGCAGACCCACTACCCCCAGGCCGCCCGCGAGCTGAAGCTGAGCCTGGTGGACGCCACCATTGACCCCAAGGCCCTGCAGAGCGGTCAGTCCTTCGAATTCACTGTGAAGGGCGAAACCTACCCCGAAGTCAAACTGGCGGACTGGAGCGGCCTGCAACTCAGCGCCGAGGCCCCCGAAATCACCGACGAGGTGCTGGAGCGCACCCTTAGCGACCTGCGCGAGCGCAACGCCACCTTCGAGAGCGCCGAGCGCCCCATTGAGGCCAGCGACCAGGTGACCATTGAAGAAGAGGGCGAAGAGGGCGGCACCTACCCCGTGTACCTCGACGTGGCCGAGCCCCACGTGCGCGAGGCGCTGCTGGGCAAGGCCAAGGGCGACACCGTGCAGATCACCGTGCCCGCCCACACGCACGGCGACCACGAGCACCCCGAGCACACGGTCACCGTGAAGATCGTGGACGTGAAGACCAAGCAGCTGCAGGAGCTGAACGACGAGTTCGCCAGCAGCCTGAACTTCGAGTCCCTGGAGCGCCTGCGCACCGATCTGAAGGCCGAACTGGAGCGCCGCGCGCAGCAGGAAGGCGAGGCCGGACGCCGCGAGGAATTCATCAGCGCCCTGATGGAGGGCATGGAAGCCGACATTCCCCAGGCCCTGCTGACCCGCCGCCGCGAGAGCATGCTCGAAGAGATCAAGGACGACCTGGGCCGCCAGGGCGTGAAGTGGGGCGAGTACGAGAGCTTCATGAAAGAGCAGGGCAAGCTCGAGGACTTCATGGCCGACCTGGGCAAGAACGCTGAATCCCGCGTGAAGCGTGATCTGGTGCTGGAAAAGCTGGCCGAGGACCTGAACGTGCAGGTCAGCGACGCCGAGTTCAACCAGACCATGAACGCCCTGGCCCAGGCCAACGGCCTGAGCCCCGCCGAGCTGAGCAAGCAGCTGGGCCCGAATGGCATCAACGCCTACTACACCAGCCTCGTGCGTGAAAAGGGCCTGCAGCAGGCCATGAGCCAGCTGAGCGGCGCCCAGAAGCAGGGCGGCGAGCCGGCCAGCACCGAGGAAGCCAGCAGCGCCGAGGCCACCACCGAAGAAAGCACCGAAGCCACCAGCGCCGAATAACGGCCTGTAGGGGCCACAGCGGGGACCGTGCATGCCACGGTTCCCGCTGGCCGTTTGGGCGCTGGGCCAGGGGAAGGCGCACTCATGGGGCGGGCCGCAGCGGTGCCGTATGCTCCTGACTGTCCATGACCACCCCTCCCGATTTCGACCTGTCGCTGGGCCTGTTCGCAGGTGGCGGCGAGATGGCGCGGCGCATGCTGGCCTTCGACTGGGCCCGGACCTCGCTGGGCGTGCCCGCCAGCTGGCCGCAGAGCCTGAAAACGGCCGTGCGCATCATGCTGACCTCGCGCTTTGCGATGTGGATGGCCTGGGGCCCGGAGCTGATTTTCTTCTGCAACGACGCCTACCTGCCCACGCTGGGGGTTAAGGGCGACTGGGCGCTGGGGACGCGCTCGGACGTGGTGTGGGCCGAGGTCTGGTCGGCGGCGGGCCCACGCATTGACCATGTGCTGCAGACCGGCGAGGCCACCTGGGACGAGGGCCTGCAGCTGTTTCTGGAACGCAGCGGCTATCCAGAAGAGACCTACCACACCTTTTCCTACAGCCCCCTGGCCGACGACGCGGGCGCCGTGACCGGGATGCTGTGCGTGGTGACCGAGGAAACCGAGCGGGTGGTGGGCGAGCGCCGCCTGCGGGTGCTGGGGCGGCTCTCGGCGCAGCTGAACGAGGCGCGCCGCACCGCCGAGGTGATGGACGCGGTGCGCGTGGGCCTGGAGGCCGAGGCCCACGACCTGCCTTTTGCCCTGATCTATCTGCCCGCCGAGGACGGCACCCTGCGCTGCGCCCTGCGCTTTGGGCTGCCCGACCACCATCCGTTGGCCCCGGACCAGCTGCCGCCCGAGGGCGACAGCGGCCCCTGGGCCGTTGCTGCCGTGCTGGCCGGCGAGGTGAGCAGCGAACAGCACGACCTGAGCAACGTACCGGACCTGCCCGGTAGCCCCTGGGCCCGCCCCCCGGCGCGCGCCCTGAGCCTGCCGCTGACCCAGCCCGGGGCCGAGCGCCCGGCGGGACTGCTGATCGCGGGCCTCAACCCCTACCGGCCGCTGGACGACGCCTACCGCAGCTTTCTGGAATTGTGTGTGGCGCAGATTGTTTCGGGGCTGGCGGGGGCGCGGGCTTACGAGCACGAACGCCAGCGCGCCGAGGCCCTGGCCGAACTGGACCGCGCCAAGACCGCCTTTTTTGCCAACGCCAGCCACGAACTGCGCACGCCCCTGACCCTGATGCTGGGCCCGCTGGAAGACCTGCTGAGCGGCGAACTGGGGGCCCTGGCCCCCGCGCAGCAGCAGACGCTGGGGCTGGCCCACCGCAACAGCCTGAGACTGCTGCGGCTGGTCAATAGCCTGCTGGATTTCTCGCGCCTGGAATCGGGCCGGGCGCAGGCCCGCTTTGCCCCGGTGGATTTCCTGGCGCTGAACGCCGATCTGGCCAGCAGTTTCCGCGCGGCCATGGAGCGCGCGGGCCTGGGGTTCCGGGTGCAGCTCTCGCCGCTGCCGGGGCCCGTGTACGTGGACCGCGACCTGTGGGAGAAGGTGGTCCTGAACCTACTGTCCAACGCCTTCAAGTTCACCCTGCAGGGCGAGGTGACGCTGAGCCTGCGCGCCGAGGGCCGCCACGCGGTGCTGAGCGTGCAGGACACCGGGGTGGGCGTGCCGGAAGCCGAGGTTGGCCGCCTGTTCGAGCGTTTTCACCGGGTTGAAGGCCAGCGCGGGCGCTCGTTTGAAGGCAGCGGGATCGGGCTGGCCCTGGTGCGCGAAATCGTGGGGCTGCACGGCGGGCAGATTGAGGCCCGCAGCGCAGAAGGGCAGGGCACCACCTTTACCGTGCGCCTGCCCCTGGGCTCGGCCCACCTGCCCCCGGAGCGCCTGACTGACGCCCCGCCGCCGCAGACCGGCGCGCGCGGCGCCCTGCCCTTTGTAGACGAGGCCCTGCGCTGGTTGCCCCACGAGGTGCCCGCGCAGGACGCCCCCCCCGAGGCCCCGGCGCTGGGGGCCGCCGTGCGCCGCCGCCGCGTGCTGGTGGCCGACGACAACGCCGACCTGCGCGAGTACCTGACGCGGCTACTGTCGCCGCACCACGACCTGCAAGTGGTGGCCGACGGGCAGGCGGCCCTGGACGCGGCGCGGGCCCAGGCCCCGGACCTGCTGCTGACCGACGTGATGATGCCCG
Protein-coding regions in this window:
- the tig gene encoding trigger factor — encoded protein: MAELISREGNKVEFKVSVPAAEVNRAYDQVWAGLARDVRVPGFRPGKAPRKVIEGRVGKGYVEQEVRDRLLQTHYPQAARELKLSLVDATIDPKALQSGQSFEFTVKGETYPEVKLADWSGLQLSAEAPEITDEVLERTLSDLRERNATFESAERPIEASDQVTIEEEGEEGGTYPVYLDVAEPHVREALLGKAKGDTVQITVPAHTHGDHEHPEHTVTVKIVDVKTKQLQELNDEFASSLNFESLERLRTDLKAELERRAQQEGEAGRREEFISALMEGMEADIPQALLTRRRESMLEEIKDDLGRQGVKWGEYESFMKEQGKLEDFMADLGKNAESRVKRDLVLEKLAEDLNVQVSDAEFNQTMNALAQANGLSPAELSKQLGPNGINAYYTSLVREKGLQQAMSQLSGAQKQGGEPASTEEASSAEATTEESTEATSAE
- a CDS encoding ATP-binding protein: MTTPPDFDLSLGLFAGGGEMARRMLAFDWARTSLGVPASWPQSLKTAVRIMLTSRFAMWMAWGPELIFFCNDAYLPTLGVKGDWALGTRSDVVWAEVWSAAGPRIDHVLQTGEATWDEGLQLFLERSGYPEETYHTFSYSPLADDAGAVTGMLCVVTEETERVVGERRLRVLGRLSAQLNEARRTAEVMDAVRVGLEAEAHDLPFALIYLPAEDGTLRCALRFGLPDHHPLAPDQLPPEGDSGPWAVAAVLAGEVSSEQHDLSNVPDLPGSPWARPPARALSLPLTQPGAERPAGLLIAGLNPYRPLDDAYRSFLELCVAQIVSGLAGARAYEHERQRAEALAELDRAKTAFFANASHELRTPLTLMLGPLEDLLSGELGALAPAQQQTLGLAHRNSLRLLRLVNSLLDFSRLESGRAQARFAPVDFLALNADLASSFRAAMERAGLGFRVQLSPLPGPVYVDRDLWEKVVLNLLSNAFKFTLQGEVTLSLRAEGRHAVLSVQDTGVGVPEAEVGRLFERFHRVEGQRGRSFEGSGIGLALVREIVGLHGGQIEARSAEGQGTTFTVRLPLGSAHLPPERLTDAPPPQTGARGALPFVDEALRWLPHEVPAQDAPPEAPALGAAVRRRRVLVADDNADLREYLTRLLSPHHDLQVVADGQAALDAARAQAPDLLLTDVMMPGLDGLGLLAAIRADPALHDLPVIMLSARAGEEARVQGLEAGADDYLVKPFSARELLAKVNAQLALAALRREALAREQAHSADLEARVAERTAELQRALAHSERQAAELNAILSSLPDAVYVGDLSGIKRANGPALTLLGFTDPAQLDRAMGELSEELSSRDPQTGERLRLEEEPFVQAMQGHEVRRDVLLRHRTSGEDRVMRLAAAPIRQGEAIVGAVAVGSDITEQEALQRQMARANAELSRSNAELERFAYVASHDLQEPIRTVGSYAGLLAHRYGDRLDERAQLYLRTVEQGAERMKLLVNDLLVFSRLNAERLPLEPVQVEDALREALGRLDAALRDSGAQLEVGPLPRVLGSVPRLAQLFQNLIGNAVKFRAEAPPLVQISAQREGPLWRLTVRDNGIGIEPQYQHKVFEMFQRLHGRDRYEGTGLGLAICEKIAVQHGGRLWVESVPGQGSAFHFTLQGAE